A single Micromonospora luteifusca DNA region contains:
- a CDS encoding MFS transporter — translation MELTAFWRWWIAGTTSHLGSAVGGLALPLTALVVLHASAFEMGLITAAGYLAYLLISLPAGVIVQRMPLRGMQVALDLIRALAIASVPLAWWYDTLTVAQLVVVALVVSFANVLFDVANQTFLPEIVPAAQLQARNSLTSGTHAAAQLGGPSLGGLAVQLLGAVPTLLVDAVSYLVSAVLLRTLPARRVQRPDERPPMVTMIREGWHYVLRHPIIGPAMWDATATNFVNGAMLALFPFYLFRELHASPLLVGVLIAADGLGTLIGAALTTRFTDRFGTARGLIIAAFVGVVGALIIPLGTGNAAYVAFAVGNLIFAGSTVVLSVTTRTYRMLASPPELLSRVIATVKFVSWGAIPLGGLLAGVLAGPLGARTTLLIFGALTVLSPIIYLSTPIRRLRDLPLDTAPKAAEARV, via the coding sequence ATGGAACTTACTGCGTTCTGGCGTTGGTGGATTGCCGGCACGACCAGCCACCTCGGCTCGGCGGTCGGCGGGCTGGCCCTGCCACTGACCGCGCTGGTCGTGCTGCACGCATCGGCCTTCGAAATGGGTCTGATCACGGCGGCCGGCTATCTCGCGTACCTCTTGATCAGTCTGCCGGCGGGGGTGATCGTGCAGCGCATGCCGCTGCGCGGCATGCAGGTCGCCCTGGATCTGATCCGGGCCCTCGCCATCGCGTCCGTCCCCCTGGCGTGGTGGTACGACACCCTGACGGTGGCCCAACTGGTCGTGGTCGCCCTGGTCGTGAGCTTCGCCAACGTGCTGTTCGACGTGGCGAACCAGACCTTCCTACCGGAGATCGTGCCGGCCGCCCAGTTGCAGGCGCGCAACAGCCTCACCTCCGGCACGCATGCCGCCGCCCAGTTGGGCGGGCCGTCCCTGGGCGGGCTCGCGGTGCAGTTGCTGGGTGCGGTGCCGACGCTGCTCGTGGACGCCGTCAGTTACCTGGTCTCCGCCGTGCTGCTGCGCACCCTGCCCGCCCGGCGGGTGCAGCGACCGGACGAGCGGCCACCGATGGTCACGATGATCCGCGAGGGCTGGCACTACGTGCTGCGACACCCGATCATCGGGCCGGCCATGTGGGATGCCACCGCGACGAACTTCGTCAACGGCGCCATGCTGGCTCTCTTCCCGTTCTATCTGTTCCGCGAACTGCACGCATCGCCGCTCCTGGTCGGGGTGCTGATCGCCGCCGACGGTCTCGGCACGCTCATCGGCGCCGCGCTGACCACCCGCTTCACCGACCGGTTCGGCACCGCACGTGGCCTGATCATCGCGGCCTTCGTCGGCGTGGTCGGCGCGCTCATCATTCCGCTGGGCACCGGCAACGCCGCCTATGTCGCCTTCGCCGTCGGGAATCTCATCTTCGCCGGCTCCACGGTGGTGCTCAGCGTGACCACCCGCACGTACCGGATGCTCGCCAGCCCGCCGGAGCTTCTGTCGCGGGTGATCGCCACGGTCAAGTTCGTCTCCTGGGGCGCCATCCCGCTCGGCGGCCTGCTCGCCGGCGTCCTGGCCGGGCCGCTCGGCGCCCGCACCACCCTGCTGATCTTCGGCGCGCTCACCGTGCTCTCGCCGATCATCTACCTGTCGACCCCGATCCGCCGGCTGCGCGACCTGCCGCTCGACACCGCTCCGAAAGCCGCCGAAGCTCGGGTCTGA
- the murQ gene encoding N-acetylmuramic acid 6-phosphate etherase → MDLSTLGTETRNEKTSDLDQMSPTELLLAMNDEDHSVAQAVRRAVPDIAAAVDVVVASLRQGGRLIYLGAGTSGRIGMLDAVECPPTFGTSPDRVVGLLAGGAGAFGVAVEGAEDDPAGAVADLDAIGLTARDTVVGLAASGRTPYVVGGLAHARALGAATVSVACNSEAVISRYADVAVEVPTGPEVLTGSTRLKAGTAEKLVCNMISTATMARLGKVYRNLMVDMNATNEKLVDRARRIVAEAADTDLDTATRALAAARGHAKTAIVLLLANCSAEEAAARLRDAGDDVRAAVAA, encoded by the coding sequence GTGGACCTCAGCACCCTCGGCACCGAAACCCGCAACGAGAAGACCAGTGATCTCGACCAGATGTCCCCCACGGAGTTGCTCCTCGCGATGAACGACGAGGACCACTCGGTCGCGCAAGCCGTCCGGCGGGCCGTGCCGGACATCGCGGCGGCCGTCGACGTCGTCGTGGCGTCGCTGCGCCAGGGCGGGCGGCTGATCTATCTCGGTGCCGGCACCAGCGGCCGGATCGGCATGCTCGACGCGGTCGAGTGCCCACCCACCTTCGGTACGTCACCCGACCGGGTCGTCGGTCTGCTCGCCGGCGGAGCGGGAGCCTTCGGCGTCGCCGTCGAGGGCGCGGAGGACGACCCGGCCGGCGCCGTCGCCGACCTCGACGCGATCGGCCTGACCGCCCGCGACACGGTGGTCGGGCTCGCCGCCAGCGGCCGTACCCCGTATGTGGTCGGCGGGTTGGCTCACGCCCGCGCGCTCGGAGCGGCGACCGTCTCCGTCGCCTGCAACTCCGAAGCGGTGATCAGCCGGTACGCCGACGTCGCCGTCGAGGTGCCCACCGGCCCCGAGGTGCTCACCGGCTCCACCCGGCTCAAGGCCGGCACCGCTGAGAAGCTCGTCTGCAACATGATCTCGACCGCAACAATGGCCCGGCTCGGCAAGGTCTACCGCAACCTGATGGTGGATATGAACGCCACCAACGAGAAGCTCGTCGATCGGGCGCGTCGGATCGTCGCCGAAGCCGCCGACACCGATCTCGACACCGCCACGCGGGCGCTCGCGGCGGCGCGTGGGCACGCCAAGACGGCCATCGTGCTGCTGCTGGCGAACTGCAGCGCCGAGGAGGCCGCGGCACGGCTGCGCGACGCGGGCGACGACGTCCGGGCGGCCGTCGCGGCCTGA
- a CDS encoding sodium:solute symporter translates to MRQLDLVVIVLYLVVIAFVGLRLSGKQKSAKDYFVGEGRLPWWTVSFSVVATETSVLTVISVPGGAYSGQGFGNVELALGYVIGRVVVAAVLIPLYKRGGFVSAYQYLGERFGLKLQGLASITFVFTRLLAEGVRLFASAIPIKLLLDEFGLQVGYQAIIIVLTLITVVYTYLGGIKAVIWTDAIQMGLYLGGAILAIAVLSHAVGFDGYSQALDAGKFQLFDTNFTLAHVLTSPFALPTAIIGGAIFAMASHGSDQLIVQRILSTRTLREGQKAMISSGIFVVIQFAAFSLVGALLWSYNKGQTFKELGLASSDNLYPSFILHALPVGISGLLVAGILGAAMGSLSSALNSMSNSTVADFIHSFFRKVPSDDVMLRLARVMTLVWAVLMAIFACAFSSSTGNVYLTGLTIAGYTYGALLGAFLLGRLVKRANQVDAVIAFLVTVAVMTYIVRYVKIDVTTAGTTTATAIAAQWLVPIGVLITLLVGTVSSRFHPAPATPYDHRHTDEADDPAAAPAGRA, encoded by the coding sequence GTGCGTCAACTCGACCTTGTCGTAATCGTGCTGTACCTCGTGGTGATCGCCTTCGTCGGACTACGACTTTCTGGCAAGCAGAAATCCGCCAAGGACTACTTCGTGGGCGAGGGTCGACTGCCGTGGTGGACCGTCTCGTTCTCCGTGGTCGCCACCGAAACCAGCGTCCTGACCGTGATCAGCGTGCCCGGTGGCGCCTACAGCGGCCAGGGGTTCGGCAACGTCGAGCTGGCCCTGGGCTACGTCATCGGTCGCGTCGTCGTGGCCGCGGTTCTCATCCCGCTCTACAAGCGCGGTGGCTTCGTCAGCGCCTACCAGTACCTCGGGGAGCGGTTCGGCCTGAAACTCCAGGGCCTGGCGTCGATCACGTTCGTCTTCACCCGTCTGCTCGCCGAGGGCGTACGGCTGTTCGCCTCGGCCATCCCCATCAAGCTGCTCCTCGACGAGTTCGGCCTTCAGGTCGGCTACCAGGCGATCATCATCGTCCTGACGCTCATCACGGTGGTCTACACCTACCTCGGTGGCATCAAGGCGGTCATCTGGACCGATGCCATCCAGATGGGGCTCTACCTGGGCGGGGCGATCCTGGCCATCGCGGTGCTCAGCCACGCCGTCGGCTTCGACGGCTACTCGCAGGCGCTGGACGCCGGCAAGTTCCAGCTCTTCGACACCAACTTCACGCTCGCGCACGTGCTGACCAGCCCGTTCGCCCTGCCGACCGCCATCATCGGCGGCGCGATCTTCGCGATGGCCAGCCACGGGTCGGACCAGCTGATCGTCCAGCGCATCCTGTCCACCCGCACGCTGCGCGAGGGGCAGAAGGCGATGATCTCCTCGGGCATCTTCGTAGTGATCCAGTTCGCGGCGTTCTCGCTGGTCGGCGCGCTGCTGTGGTCGTACAACAAGGGTCAGACCTTCAAGGAACTCGGCCTGGCAAGTAGCGACAACCTCTACCCGAGCTTCATCCTGCACGCCCTGCCGGTGGGCATCTCGGGTCTGCTGGTGGCCGGCATCCTCGGCGCCGCGATGGGTTCGCTGTCGTCCGCGCTGAACTCGATGTCGAACTCCACAGTCGCCGACTTCATCCACAGCTTCTTCCGGAAGGTCCCGTCGGATGACGTGATGCTCCGGCTCGCCCGGGTGATGACCCTGGTCTGGGCGGTGCTGATGGCGATCTTCGCCTGCGCGTTCAGCTCAAGCACCGGAAACGTCTACCTGACCGGCCTGACCATCGCGGGCTACACCTACGGGGCACTGCTCGGGGCCTTCCTGCTCGGCCGTCTCGTCAAGCGGGCCAACCAGGTCGACGCGGTGATCGCCTTCCTCGTCACCGTGGCGGTGATGACATACATCGTCCGCTACGTCAAGATCGATGTGACGACGGCCGGGACCACCACCGCCACCGCCATCGCCGCGCAGTGGCTGGTGCCGATCGGCGTCCTGATCACCCTGCTCGTCGGCACGGTGTCGAGCCGGTTCCACCCGGCCCCGGCGACGCCGTACGACCACCGGCACACCGACGAGGCCGATGATCCGGCGGCGGCACCCGCCGGACGGGCGTGA
- a CDS encoding anhydro-N-acetylmuramic acid kinase: MRVIGLMSGTSYDGIEAAAAEFDLSGDTVRMRPLGRLSHPYPEQLRGRIAAALPPAPTTTEAICVLDTGIGQAFAEAGVRALAELCDGDAELVVSHGQTMHHWVEAGTVRGTLQLGQPAWIAEATGLPVVSDLRNRDVAAGGQGAPLVALFDALLLGGLPGVPAALNLGGIANITVVAPDADPLAFDTGPANALLDAAARHFSGGTEEYDRDGRGAAAGQVDQALLRRLLDEPYYRLPGPKSTGKELFHLPYLLAALADAPTPDPQDVLATLTRLTAVTVAGACRDHGVTRLVVSGGGAHNPTLMRMIADELPGVHLSSSDDLGVASDAKEALAFALLGYLTVHGLPGALPSGTGARHASVLGSITPGRQPLRLPDPAGTAPHRLLIAGHAAVPPVAS; encoded by the coding sequence ATGCGCGTGATCGGCCTGATGTCCGGCACCTCCTACGACGGCATCGAAGCCGCCGCGGCCGAGTTCGACCTGAGCGGCGACACCGTGCGGATGCGACCCCTGGGCCGCCTCAGCCACCCGTACCCCGAGCAGTTGCGTGGCAGGATCGCCGCCGCCCTGCCGCCCGCCCCGACCACCACCGAGGCGATCTGCGTGCTGGACACCGGCATCGGCCAGGCCTTCGCGGAGGCCGGCGTGCGGGCCCTCGCGGAGCTGTGCGACGGCGATGCCGAGCTGGTCGTCTCGCACGGGCAGACCATGCACCACTGGGTCGAGGCCGGCACGGTTCGGGGCACGCTCCAGCTGGGTCAGCCGGCCTGGATCGCGGAGGCCACCGGCCTTCCGGTCGTGTCCGACCTGCGCAACCGCGACGTCGCCGCCGGCGGTCAGGGCGCGCCCCTGGTCGCTCTCTTCGACGCACTGCTGCTGGGTGGCCTGCCCGGTGTCCCGGCCGCGCTGAACCTGGGCGGCATCGCCAACATCACCGTCGTGGCGCCGGACGCGGACCCGCTCGCGTTCGACACCGGACCGGCCAACGCCCTCCTCGACGCCGCCGCGCGCCACTTCAGCGGGGGCACCGAGGAGTACGACCGGGACGGGCGCGGCGCGGCTGCCGGGCAGGTGGACCAGGCCCTGCTGCGGCGGCTGCTCGACGAGCCGTACTACCGGCTGCCCGGCCCGAAGAGCACCGGGAAAGAGCTGTTCCATCTGCCCTACCTGCTCGCCGCCCTCGCCGACGCGCCCACGCCGGACCCGCAGGACGTGCTGGCCACGCTCACCCGACTGACGGCGGTCACGGTCGCGGGCGCCTGCCGCGACCACGGCGTCACCCGGCTCGTCGTCTCCGGTGGCGGCGCACACAACCCGACGCTGATGCGCATGATCGCCGACGAGCTGCCGGGCGTCCACCTGTCGTCCAGCGACGACCTGGGCGTCGCATCGGACGCCAAGGAGGCGCTGGCCTTCGCGCTGCTGGGCTACCTGACCGTGCACGGGCTGCCGGGCGCCCTGCCCTCGGGCACCGGCGCGCGGCACGCCTCCGTGCTCGGCAGCATCACCCCCGGCCGGCAGCCGCTGCGGCTGCCGGACCCGGCCGGCACCGCTCCGCACCGACTGCTGATCGCCGGCCATGCCGCCGTGCCACCGGTAGCCAGCTGA